A single window of Chiloscyllium plagiosum isolate BGI_BamShark_2017 unplaced genomic scaffold, ASM401019v2 scaf_8632, whole genome shotgun sequence DNA harbors:
- the LOC122547609 gene encoding E3 ubiquitin-protein ligase TRIM39-like — protein sequence MHSAATHPDSCQTWTGTAVPALLTLNPQTAHPRLLLSDEDTQVRRGEWKKVPEFPERFNFLLSVLATQGFNAGRHYWEIDVGDNTAWDVGAAKSSVERKAIPENGIWAVGLWDKEYTAFTHPRTVLHLGSMAPKRVGVYLDYEEGQVSFYNANSMAHIYTFTESFTETVYPYFSTESRTEPLRLVTLRL from the exons ATGCACAgtgcagcaactcacccagactcctGCCAAacctggacagggacagcag TTCCAGCCCTGCTGACACTGAACCCCCAGACGGCGCACCCCCGTCTCCTCCTGTCGGACGAGGACACCCAGGTGAGGCGGGGTGAGTGGAAGAAGGTGCCTGAGTTCCCCGAGCGCTTCAACTTCCTGCTGAGCGTGCTGGCGACCCAGGGCTTCAACGCCGGCCGTCACTATTGGGAGATCGACGTGGGCGACAACACGGCCTGGGACGTGGGTGCCGCCAAATCTTCGGTGGAGAGGAAGGCCATCCCAGAGAACGGGATCTGGGCAGTGGGCCTGTGGGACAAGGAGTACACCGCCTTCACCCACCCCCGCACCGTGCTGCATCTGGGGAGCATGGCCCCCAAGCGGGTGGGGGTCTACCTGGACTATGAGGAGGGCCAGGTCTCGTTCTACAACGCCAATTCCATGGCCCATATCTACACCTTCACAGAGTCCTTCACCGAGACAGTCTACCCTTACTTCAGCACCGAGAGCCGGACCGAACCTCTGAGGTTGGTCACCCTGAGGCTGTAA